A segment of the Acidobacteriota bacterium genome:
GGCAACGTGACCCGCGCATCAGGAGTCGAGCGGCCGTTTGATGAGGGCTCGCACGTCCTCTGACAACGTGCGAGGATCGAAGGGCTTGATCAAGACGCCGGCCGCACCAAGAGCCGTCATGCGCTCGACCTCGGCCCCTATGGCCATAGCCGTCAGGAGGATCACGGGCGTCATGGCGGTGGCCGGTTGCGAGCGGAGCGCCGCCAGTGTCTCCGAGCCGTCCATCGCCGGCATCATCATGTCGAGCAGAATCACGTCAGGCTTCTCGTTCTGGGCTTTGCGCACACCCTCGGCGCCGCTGGCGGCCTCGACCACCTCCATGCCGCCCAGGCGACTGAGGGTCAGCCGCGCAATCGACCGGATGTCTGCGTCGTCGTCGATAATCAGGACCTTCATGATTGCGTCGCTGTATCCGCGCCGCGCGCCATCTCTCGACGATGCTCGGGATGCCCCGAGCCCCGGTCGAGGGGCAGCGGAATCTGTCGCAGCTCCACCACCAGCCGTCGGAAGTCCTCGTTGGAGGCCTTGGATTTGGTCAGAAAGCGCGTCGGGCCCAGGCGAAGCCGCCCGCGCTGTTCCTCCGTGAGGTCGCGACCCGTGTAGACGAGCACCGGAATGTCCCTCAGCTCGGGTCGCTGACGCATAGTGTCCACGACATCGAAGCCGTCGCGTTCGGGGAGCCCGACGTCGAGCACCATGAGCGCGGGGGGTTCGGCCTCGGCCACTCGAATCGCCTCCTTGCCGGTTGTCGCGGTTCGGACCGCGATCCCTTCCCGCGAGAGCTGTCGCGCCATGACGTCGAGCAGTGTCAGGTCGTCCTCCACGAGCAAGACGTAGCGGGCCTGCGCGGCGACCCGACCCCGCTCCAAGCCATCGC
Coding sequences within it:
- a CDS encoding response regulator translates to MKVLIIDDDADIRSIARLTLSRLGGMEVVEAASGAEGVRKAQNEKPDVILLDMMMPAMDGSETLAALRSQPATAMTPVILLTAMAIGAEVERMTALGAAGVLIKPFDPRTLSEDVRALIKRPLDS